ATCCGCACCGGCAGGGTCAGCCCCTCCATGTTCAACAAGATCAATGTTGACTACTACGGGTCTCCCACTCCGGTGCAGCAACTGGCCTCGTTCCACGTTCCCGAGGCCCGCATGGTGATCATCCAGCCCTACGACAAGGGCTCGATGGCCGCGATCGAGAAGGCCATCCGCGACAGCGACCTCGGGGTGAACCCCGGCAACGACGGCGCGGTGATCCGCGTGGTGTTCCCCGAGCTTTCCGAGGAGCGCCGCAAGGAGTACATCAAGGTCGCCAGGAACAAGGCCGAGAGCAGCAGGGTCTCGGTGCGCAACAT
The Sphaerisporangium krabiense genome window above contains:
- the frr gene encoding ribosome recycling factor; the protein is MIDETLLEAEEKMDKAVAVAKEDFAAIRTGRVSPSMFNKINVDYYGSPTPVQQLASFHVPEARMVIIQPYDKGSMAAIEKAIRDSDLGVNPGNDGAVIRVVFPELSEERRKEYIKVARNKAESSRVSVRNIRRHAKETLDKLVKDGESGEDEVRRAEKELDDLTQKHVAKIDELLKHKEAELLEV